Proteins co-encoded in one Granulicella cerasi genomic window:
- a CDS encoding DUF554 domain-containing protein — MKGPWIDSSSVLLGGLVGAALGKRVPERLRTALPMAFGLCSMGLGIALTVGVKHLAAMVLSLILGALIGELIFLEKGIGALSRHMRRLVDRVLPSSADEGESNKEYLQTFVAVLVLFCASGTGIFGAMKEGMTGDSSILIAKSLLDFFTAAIFATELGYAVAIIAVPQLLVQVALFFGATVILPLTNPMLIADFSAVGGLIMFATGLRICKIRDFAVANMLPALLLAMPLSALWTRIFHI; from the coding sequence ATGAAAGGCCCGTGGATCGACAGCTCGTCTGTTCTGCTTGGCGGTCTCGTCGGAGCAGCGTTAGGCAAGCGCGTTCCTGAGCGCCTGCGCACGGCGCTCCCCATGGCTTTCGGACTCTGTTCTATGGGGCTTGGTATCGCGCTCACCGTGGGCGTGAAGCATCTCGCGGCCATGGTGCTCTCGTTGATCCTCGGTGCGCTGATCGGCGAGCTCATCTTTCTTGAGAAGGGTATCGGCGCGCTTAGCCGACACATGCGCCGTCTTGTCGATCGCGTTCTGCCAAGTTCCGCGGACGAAGGCGAGTCGAACAAGGAATATCTGCAGACCTTCGTGGCGGTCCTTGTACTGTTTTGCGCCAGCGGCACCGGGATCTTCGGCGCGATGAAAGAAGGCATGACTGGCGACTCAAGTATCCTCATCGCGAAGTCGCTGCTCGACTTTTTCACCGCGGCGATCTTCGCGACGGAGCTTGGCTACGCCGTGGCGATCATCGCTGTTCCGCAGTTGCTGGTGCAGGTAGCGCTCTTCTTCGGCGCCACGGTCATCCTGCCGCTGACGAACCCGATGCTCATCGCTGACTTCTCCGCCGTAGGAGGCCTCATCATGTTCGCGACGGGCCTTCGGATCTGCAAGATTCGCGACTTTGCTGTAGCGAACATGCTGCCCGCGCTACTGCTCGCCATGCCGCTTTCAGCACTGTGGACCCGCATCTTCCATATCTAG
- a CDS encoding UbiX family flavin prenyltransferase produces the protein MKPIIVGISGATGIAYGIRALALLRELDIETHLVLSTGAKMTIHEVGMTIPEVEALATHVHHQENLGASISSGSFRTAGMMVMPCSMRCLAAVALAAPYNLLTRAADVTLKERRRLVLLTREAPLNQGHIQNMLTATQMGAVIYPPVPALYSRPQSIEEMIDYTVMRVFDLFEIEAPLQLPRWSGMGDLTKPLTNAARQQMQEIA, from the coding sequence ATGAAACCCATCATCGTTGGCATCTCCGGAGCCACTGGAATCGCCTACGGCATCCGCGCGCTTGCTCTACTGCGTGAGCTCGACATCGAAACGCACCTGGTCCTTTCGACAGGTGCGAAGATGACGATTCACGAAGTCGGCATGACGATTCCAGAGGTCGAAGCACTCGCGACCCATGTGCATCATCAGGAGAACCTCGGTGCCTCCATCTCCAGCGGTTCGTTTCGAACCGCTGGCATGATGGTGATGCCGTGCTCGATGCGTTGCCTCGCAGCGGTCGCGCTGGCGGCGCCGTACAACCTGCTTACACGCGCTGCGGATGTGACGCTGAAAGAACGTCGGCGTCTTGTGCTGCTGACGCGTGAAGCGCCGCTCAACCAAGGGCACATCCAAAACATGCTGACTGCAACGCAGATGGGCGCGGTCATCTATCCGCCTGTGCCTGCGCTCTACAGCCGTCCGCAAAGTATCGAAGAAATGATCGACTACACCGTCATGCGTGTCTTCGATCTGTTTGAGATCGAAGCGCCTTTGCAGCTTCCGCGTTGGTCGGGCATGGGCGATCTCACGAAGCCGTTGACGAATGCAGCTCGCCAGCAGATGCAGGAGATCGCATGA
- a CDS encoding UbiD family decarboxylase, translating to MSSSQKDTTLDHGYDLRAALRFLSQHPGQLRRSAEPVDPNAELAGVYRHVGAGTPVLPPTTIGPAMLFEKVKGFDDFRVVTGVMASRERVALLLDTPKEKLGDRFRQAVDNPIPPIKIDGPALCQQVVVTKDIDVRKLVPAPTNTPDDAGPFFTMGLVRATDPETGKHDVTIHRMCIQGKDEISIFFAPGRHIDAFRQKAEAQGKSLPISVSIGLDPAVYIGACFEAPTTPLGFDELSIAGSIRQRPVELVKCVTQNEYAIANAEVVIEGELLPNVRVVEDQNSKTGHAMPEFPGYNGPANPSLPLIKVTAITHREKPILQTIVGPGEEHVNLAGPPTEASIYRLVEQAMPGRLQNVYAHTAGGGKFLAILQFKKLTAGDEGRQRQAALTAFAAYSELKNVILVDDDVDIFNTNDVLWAMQTRYQGDIDTIFIPDVICHPLDPSQDPEYSRTISKHGNSCKTIFDCTAPWKMKEAFTRAQFVDVDLKKFLVEPTTPLEL from the coding sequence ATGTCGTCATCACAGAAGGACACTACGCTCGACCACGGTTATGATTTGCGCGCCGCACTTCGTTTTCTTTCGCAGCATCCGGGGCAGCTACGTCGCTCGGCGGAGCCGGTCGATCCGAACGCTGAGCTAGCAGGCGTCTATCGCCACGTCGGGGCGGGAACGCCGGTGCTGCCGCCCACCACCATTGGTCCCGCGATGCTGTTTGAAAAGGTGAAGGGCTTCGACGACTTCCGTGTTGTTACGGGTGTCATGGCGAGCCGCGAACGCGTCGCGCTGCTGTTGGATACGCCGAAGGAAAAGCTTGGTGATCGCTTTCGTCAGGCGGTTGACAATCCGATCCCTCCCATCAAGATCGATGGCCCTGCGCTATGCCAGCAAGTAGTCGTGACGAAGGACATTGATGTTCGCAAGCTGGTGCCTGCACCGACGAACACGCCGGATGATGCAGGTCCGTTCTTCACGATGGGACTCGTTCGCGCGACGGACCCAGAGACCGGCAAGCATGACGTCACGATTCATCGCATGTGCATTCAGGGCAAGGACGAAATCAGCATCTTCTTCGCACCCGGCCGTCATATCGATGCGTTTCGTCAGAAGGCAGAGGCGCAGGGCAAGTCGCTTCCGATCTCCGTTTCGATCGGCCTCGATCCGGCCGTGTACATCGGCGCCTGCTTTGAAGCGCCGACCACACCGCTCGGCTTCGATGAGCTTTCGATTGCTGGTTCGATCCGTCAGCGTCCTGTGGAGTTGGTGAAGTGCGTCACGCAGAATGAGTATGCGATCGCCAACGCCGAGGTTGTGATCGAAGGCGAACTGCTGCCGAACGTCCGCGTTGTGGAAGATCAGAACAGCAAGACCGGCCACGCGATGCCGGAGTTCCCGGGATACAACGGCCCTGCGAACCCGTCGCTGCCTTTGATCAAAGTCACGGCGATCACACATCGCGAGAAGCCTATTCTGCAAACCATCGTCGGTCCTGGCGAAGAGCATGTGAATCTGGCAGGACCACCGACGGAAGCGAGCATCTATCGCCTTGTGGAGCAGGCGATGCCGGGGCGCTTGCAGAATGTATATGCGCATACCGCAGGCGGCGGCAAGTTCCTCGCGATCCTGCAGTTCAAGAAGCTCACCGCAGGCGACGAAGGCCGTCAGCGTCAAGCTGCACTGACCGCATTCGCCGCGTATTCCGAGCTGAAGAACGTCATCCTCGTGGACGACGATGTCGATATCTTCAACACGAACGACGTGCTCTGGGCGATGCAGACGCGGTATCAGGGTGACATCGACACGATCTTCATTCCGGACGTAATCTGCCACCCGCTTGATCCGTCGCAGGATCCCGAGTACAGCCGCACGATCAGTAAGCACGGCAACAGCTGCAAGACGATCTTCGATTGCACGGCTCCGTGGAAGATGAAGGAGGCCTTCACGCGTGCACAGTTCGTTGATGTCGACCTCAAGAAGTTCCTTGTAGAGCCAACCACACCGCTCGAGCTTTAG
- a CDS encoding SphA family protein, translating into MPTVNLGLTSFLDGIAQPGWLVEQYGQAVHDDRTIAADGSKIANAPGTNSGSGLSHVVYLAPRKVLGAWYGAEYLIPEAYVNAGAAGTRGGVGDMTVGPMLQWPEKHLFGMPLHQRVLADFEVPTGTYTAQNSAINIGANTWTVHPYYAFTLLPTKRLETSWRISYLWNSTNQDPAAPSNVQSTQAGQALHFNATVGWKLFEHVYVGANGYMFHQLTNSQVNHIAQPGTEVLAAIGPGFTVQHGSWFYYVNAYREFGAVDTSEGNKIAVRIAKAF; encoded by the coding sequence ATGCCGACCGTGAACCTCGGACTCACCTCGTTCCTTGATGGCATTGCGCAGCCAGGATGGCTCGTAGAGCAGTACGGACAAGCGGTCCACGATGATCGGACGATTGCGGCGGACGGTAGCAAGATAGCGAACGCGCCTGGCACCAATAGCGGATCCGGACTCTCGCACGTGGTCTATCTCGCTCCGCGAAAGGTGCTTGGTGCCTGGTATGGCGCGGAGTATCTGATACCGGAGGCCTACGTGAATGCAGGCGCTGCCGGTACTCGCGGCGGGGTAGGCGACATGACCGTGGGCCCAATGCTGCAGTGGCCAGAAAAGCATCTCTTCGGGATGCCGTTACATCAACGCGTGCTCGCGGACTTCGAAGTTCCGACAGGAACGTACACCGCACAGAACAGCGCGATCAATATCGGCGCGAACACATGGACGGTGCACCCTTACTACGCTTTCACGCTTCTGCCCACGAAGCGTTTGGAGACGAGCTGGAGAATCTCCTATCTCTGGAACTCAACGAACCAGGATCCCGCCGCGCCCAGCAATGTGCAATCAACGCAGGCAGGACAAGCACTTCACTTCAACGCGACGGTAGGGTGGAAGCTGTTTGAGCATGTCTACGTCGGCGCCAACGGCTACATGTTCCATCAACTCACCAACTCGCAGGTAAACCACATCGCACAGCCCGGCACGGAGGTGCTTGCGGCGATCGGACCCGGTTTCACCGTTCAACACGGAAGCTGGTTTTATTACGTAAATGCTTATCGCGAGTTCGGCGCAGTCGATACCTCCGAGGGAAACAAAATCGCCGTCCGCATCGCCAAGGCCTTCTGA
- a CDS encoding LysR family transcriptional regulator — translation MSFELRHIRSFIILAEELHFGRAAARLYLAQPALSQQIKQLEDQLGVMLFRRNSHGVALSEEGKLFLPSARAALKALIDGQERLQDRASGVVGNVRVGFISTAALTLLPRLIQQLAKKFPGIELQLCEMNSNEQSNALLRDELDLCFVHADLKHPAIESITVETNTVVLALPSNHALAAEDAVSLKTLARERFILPEKLPHEDFHEIALGICKRFGFAPESPQQVRTLQTAASLVASGAGCALLPSNFVNAKPRGVVFLRLKGVEDKLPLYLAYRKDLKQAIVANVIELAKQLRA, via the coding sequence ATGTCTTTTGAGTTGCGTCATATTCGCTCGTTCATCATTCTCGCCGAGGAGCTTCACTTCGGTCGCGCTGCAGCTCGTCTATATCTTGCTCAACCGGCCCTGAGCCAGCAGATCAAGCAGCTGGAGGATCAGCTAGGGGTGATGCTGTTCCGGCGCAACAGTCACGGTGTCGCGCTTTCGGAAGAAGGCAAGCTCTTCTTGCCGAGCGCTCGAGCTGCGCTCAAAGCGCTCATCGACGGTCAGGAAAGACTGCAGGACCGTGCGTCTGGAGTGGTGGGCAATGTGCGCGTCGGCTTCATCAGTACGGCCGCGTTGACGTTGCTTCCTCGGCTCATACAGCAGCTTGCGAAGAAGTTTCCCGGCATCGAGTTGCAGCTCTGCGAGATGAATTCCAATGAGCAGTCAAACGCGTTACTGCGAGATGAGCTCGACCTATGTTTTGTCCACGCGGACCTGAAGCACCCGGCAATCGAAAGCATCACGGTCGAAACGAACACCGTGGTGCTCGCGTTGCCATCGAATCACGCGTTGGCTGCGGAGGACGCCGTCAGTCTGAAGACGCTTGCCAGGGAGCGTTTCATCCTGCCAGAGAAGCTGCCACATGAAGACTTCCACGAGATTGCGCTCGGGATCTGTAAGCGATTTGGATTCGCGCCAGAATCTCCGCAGCAGGTGCGAACATTGCAGACGGCTGCCTCTCTGGTGGCTAGTGGCGCGGGCTGCGCTTTGCTTCCATCAAACTTCGTGAACGCTAAGCCACGAGGTGTCGTGTTTCTTCGATTGAAGGGAGTTGAAGATAAACTTCCGCTCTATTTGGCATACCGCAAAGATCTTAAACAGGCGATTGTGGCGAATGTGATCGAACTCGCGAAGCAACTGCGAGCGTAA